ATAACATGTCCACCACCATACTTAAAAGCGCCTGGATACTCTGCATTGCGAGGGTCATTATCTGGCAGTGCTGTTGCACCGATGTATGTATCCACTGCCGCAAGCCCTGCATAAGCAGGTACTCCATTGAGATAAATCTTACCTCCACCAAACTTAACCCTCGGCCTTGAGTGCCCGAAATTCAAAAAGACACCTGAAGAACACATAGGACCAAACGTTCCTGTGGTTACAACATCTACTTCTTCCACAATTTTTTT
The DNA window shown above is from bacterium and carries:
- a CDS encoding homocysteine biosynthesis protein, whose protein sequence is MKTIKEINERIKKGEAVVLTADEIVELAKTKPVKKIVEEVDVVTTGTFGPMCSSGVFLNFGHSRPRVKFGGGKIYLNGVPAYAGLAAVDTYIGATALPDNDPRNAEYPGAFKYGGGHV